The following are encoded in a window of Plectropomus leopardus isolate mb chromosome 23, YSFRI_Pleo_2.0, whole genome shotgun sequence genomic DNA:
- the LOC121961993 gene encoding piggyBac transposable element-derived protein 3-like — protein MTVDELKAFVALIYVRGAQGGKGLDLGSFWSADWGCAFFKKTMSRNRFQEILRFLRFYKKETRRTRLQENKFALVSEVWERFVQNCITCYKPGADITVDEQLFPTKARCSFIQYIASKPDKFGIKFWLAADVDTKYMLNAAPYLGKDETRRPGQRLGDSVVLKLAKPFLGKGRNITTDNFFTSLELAKALKAQKTSLVGTVNKSRRELPPSVKEQRALHTTEVLKCDSATLTVYQCKPRKNVSILSTVHTAVNITGGQKAKPETVTYYNRTKVGVDVLDQMARKYSVKAPTRRWPLAVFYNILDLAAINASILFKKCTDEMMSRRNFILRLANELRSGHMTAKARQMMVREPRLEQQKMERRRQCQVQRKCKKNKAKDTCVKCHKVVCGSCTWKVQVTCADCE, from the coding sequence ATGACTGTTGATGAGCTAAAGGCCTTCGTTGCTCTAATCTACGTTCGTGGTGCACAAGGTGGAAAAGGCCTGGACTTGGGGAGCTTTTGGTCAGCTGACTGGGGCTGTGCATTTTTCAAGAAGACCATGTCCCGAAACAGATTTCAGGAAATCTTACGATTCCTGCGTTTTTACAAAAAGGAGACCAGACGCACACGTCTGCAGGAGAACAAGTTTGCCCTGGTATCTGAAGTTTGGGAGAGATTTGTCCAGAACTGCATCACTTGCTACAAACCAGGTGCTGATATAACTGTTGATGAGCAGCTCTTCCCAACAAAAGCAAGGTGCAGCTTCATCCAGTATATAGCTAGCAAACCTGACAAATTTGGTATCAAGTTCTGGCTTGCTGCTGATGTTGATACCAAATATATGCTGAATGCTGCGCCATATCTGGGCAAAGATGAGACACGGAGGCCAGGACAGCGACTGGGAGACAGTGTGGTGTTGAAATTGGCTAAGCCTTTCCTGGGGAAGGGGAGAAACATCACGACTGATAACTTCTTTACTTCCCTTGAACTTGCCAAGGCACTAAAGGCCCAGAAAACCAGCCTGGTTGGTACGGTAAATAAGAGCAGACGAGAGCTTCCTCCATCTGTAAAGGAGCAAAGGGCCCTGCACACtacagaggtgctgaaatgtgACAGTGCAACCCTAACAGTCTATCAGTGCAAACCAAGGAAAAATGTCTCCATTCTAAGCACTGTCCACACAGCTGTCAACATCACAGGTGGCCAAAAGGCCAAACCAGAGACTGTTACATACTACAACAGAACCAAGGTTGGAGTAGATGTGCTTGATCAAATGGCGAGGAAATACTCAGTGAAAGCACCTACACGAAGATGGCCATTGGCGGTCTTTTATAATATTCTTGACCTGGCTGCCATAAATGCTTCGATCCTGTTCAAGAAATGCACCGATGAGATGATGTCACGGAGGAACTTCATACTGCGACTCGCAAATGAACTTCGCTCCGGACACATGACAGCGAAAGCCAGACAAATGATGGTGCGAGAGCCCCGGTTGGAGCAGCAGAAGATGGAGAGGAGAAGGCAGTGccaagtgcaaagaaagtgtaagaaaaacaaagcaaaggatACTTGTGTCAAATGTCACAAGGTAGTGTGCGGGAGCTGCACATGGAAGGTACAGGTTACCTGTGCTGACTGTGAGTGA